A part of Aegilops tauschii subsp. strangulata cultivar AL8/78 chromosome 2, Aet v6.0, whole genome shotgun sequence genomic DNA contains:
- the LOC109775345 gene encoding uncharacterized protein: MSDDGFLESLFGKFYHDESLRPPPESGDGEAEDDSWDWHEALVDNAAYMIYERNHTTAQCPVSRKVRGGGVKQDFLQVTFCLSQPPHISYFCMSYTSRDPSQFRCEPTIFATEGNLAVIGLIHNWTLQNSPSCVYFVYRAPILGSQFPQLTLLPHPPSEVFPEQYESECQLGHNEIGILRYRSNSASKHLPFTPPTPTLSHNPAPALSRRRKSHTTGDDYDAYKIATLCYYGTNQYVLYIYDSVADAWSRTPTAFPRPQDAPPEHLCNRVITVGGAMGWVDLWHGILLCDVHVPSPAEEEESPGPRLLHYVPLPEPMQPDNDLRLHGFSSFFRDIAVVNGRIKFVDLQLHASPGSRTPNGWTAVTWSMAPGDSGFSKDGELNSCDLVNPMEPSLFVAHPTLSSHHDGVLYLMTKASMDDSVSQVIAVNMKNKEIERTAKYTTHREACMDFAYTRAIISNFLAPDSKGTTKRPGSVLQGSFRKKLPVINPSTHLPTMGDEGDAMDLE, translated from the exons ATGTCAGACGACGGTTTTCTTGAATCTTTGTTCGGCAAGTTCTATCACGACGAGTCCCTGCGTCCTCCGCCGGAAAGCGGCGATGGGGAAGCCGAGGATGATTCCTGGGACTGGCATGAAGCCCTCGTCGACAACGCCGCCTACATGATCTACGAGCGTAACCACACCACTGCCCAGTGTCCCGTCTCCAGGAAAGTAAGGGGCGGCGGTGTCAAGCAGGATTTTCTGCAGGTCACTTTCTGCCTCTCCCAGCCACCTCATATTTCATACTTCTGCATGTCCTACACAAGCAGGGACCCCAGCCAGTTCCGCTGCGAGCCTACCATCTTCGCAACGGAGGGTAACCTCGCCGTCATCGGCCTGATACACAACTGGACCCTGCAGAACTCCCCAAGCTGCGTCTATTTCGTTTACCGCGCCCCAATCCTTGGCAGTCAGTTTCCTCAGCTCACACTGCTTCCGCACCCCCCCAGCGAGGTGTTTCCGGAGCAGTATGAATCTGAATGCCAATTGGGTCATAACGAAATTGGCATCCTGCGCTACCGGTCCAATAGCGCCAGCAAGCATCTCCCTTTCACACCGCCCACCCCCACCCTCTCTCACAACCCTGCCCCCGCCCTTTCCCGCCGTCGCAAATCCCACACCACCGGCGACGACTATGATGCCTACAAGATCGCAACGCTTTGCTATTATGGTACTAATCAGTACGTTCTCTACATCTACGATTCCGTCGCTGACGCTTGGAGCCGCACACCCACGGCCTTTCCACGGCCGCAGGACGCTCCCCCCGAGCATCTCTGCAACAGGGTCATCACCGTAGGAGGCGCCATGGGCTGGGTCGACCTCTGGCATGGCATACTCCTTTGTGACGTGCATGTCCCCTCTCCTGCTGAGGAGGAGGAATCCCCCGGCCCTAGGCTGCTCCACTACGTACCGCTGCCGGAGCCAATGCAGCCGGACAACGACCTCCGTCTTCATGGCTTCTCCTCCTTCTTCCGGGACATCGCCGTGGTGAATGGTCGGATCAAGTTCGTCGACCTTCAGCTCCATGCCAGCCCGGGCTCGCGCACCCCGAATGGTTGGACGGCCGTCACATGGAGCATGGCGCCTGGTGATTCGGGTTTCAGCAAGGACGGAGAACTTAATTCCTGTGATTTGGTCAACCCCATGGAGCCGTCCCTGTTTGTTGCTCACCCCACGCTCAGCTCCCATCATGATGGTGTTCTCTACCTGATGACCAAGGCCAGCATGGATGATAGTGTGTCACAGGTGATTGCTGTTAACATGAAGAACAAGGAGATAGAGCGAACCGCAAAATACACCACACACAGAGAAGCTTGTATGGACTTTGCGTACACGCGCGCAATCATCTCTAACTTTCTCGCTCCAG ATTCGAAGGGCACCACAAAGCGACCAGGGTCGGTGTTGCAGGGATCCTTTCGGAAGAAGCTGCCTGTGATCAATCCCAGCACCCATCTTCCTACGATGGGTGATGAAGGGGATGCTATGGACTTGGAATGA